Proteins encoded in a region of the Onychostoma macrolepis isolate SWU-2019 chromosome 20, ASM1243209v1, whole genome shotgun sequence genome:
- the cimip2c gene encoding protein FAM166C A, which translates to MTFRGNGTLITHNNTAYIPSSLMPGYCGHIPTTKFVNGETFGNSSLKYFQNIRSAMMASSKSSYNSVPLSSHTQDSTLPYWVRYNIEFKRQKEIKDFNMLSQKHRENYKDKTGTVQPVNYFVMPEKEKKELRRSLQSEFN; encoded by the exons ATGACTTTCAGAGGAAATGGTACTCTCATTACGCATAACAACACAGCCTACATCCCATCGTCTCTGATGCCCGG GTACTGTGGACACATTCCCACTACTAAATTCGTGAATGGGGAGACTTTTGGCAATTCGTCCTTAAAGTACTTCCAAAATATCCGTTCTGCAATGATGGCCTCTAGCAAAAGCTCTTACAATAGTGTGCCTCTGAGCTCCCATACCCAAGACAGTACCTTACCCTACTGGGTCCGGTACAACATTGAATTCAAAAGGCAGAAGGAGATCAAGGACTTCAACATG TTGTCACAGAAGCACAGGGAAAATTACAAAGATAAGACTGGCACTGTGCAGCCTGTCAATTACTTTGTCATgccagaaaaagagaaaaaggagCTTAGAAGATCCCTCCAGAGTGAAT TTAATTAG